A window of Fretibacterium sp. OH1220_COT-178 contains these coding sequences:
- a CDS encoding 4Fe-4S binding protein: protein MSVAGLKARVRRDDCTACGRCVKACPVGAIGLPEGGAEVNESACIGCMRCYRACPARAIEAG from the coding sequence ATGTCGGTAGCTGGGCTCAAGGCCCGTGTGCGAAGGGACGACTGCACGGCTTGCGGCCGTTGCGTGAAGGCCTGTCCTGTGGGAGCGATCGGCCTTCCCGAGGGGGGTGCGGAGGTGAACGAATCCGCCTGCATCGGCTGTATGCGTTGCTACAGGGCTTGTCCTGCCCGAGCGATCGAGGCGGGATGA